Part of the Pomacea canaliculata isolate SZHN2017 linkage group LG11, ASM307304v1, whole genome shotgun sequence genome is shown below.
gataaaatattCTAAAGCTATATATGCCTTCTAATAAAttctgataattattttaatatgatCCATCCTTTGGTTTGTGACAAATGCATTTTGTTCTTAACTCCTTAAAGagcaggtaattttttttttttttaaatgaacatatAAATTGTTGTgggaaaaaattacaaaagacaCTTTTCCTTCTCTATATGCATTCTCAGCGATTATTGCTCTAATAGCTTTAAGAATtgcatttaaataattattagtaATGCAGAAGTAAAATAGTGCAGTTATAGAAGCCTAAGGaagtaaagaaatttttattttttatttttttttagatgccACGTATCTGGATAGACTATGTGCAGTTTCTGATGGACCAAGGAAAGATCACTCGTACACGACGTACATTTGATCGTTCACTTAGAGCACTTCCAATTACTCAACACAACCGTATATGGCCATTGTACCTCAGGTTTGCTCGCATGTATGATCTGCAAGAGACAGCAGTGCGCATTTACAGGCGTCACCTTAAGGTATCTCAAAAATTCACTTTTGTTTTGGAGTAGGGAGAAGGGGAATGGTTGAGAGAGGAGAGGGGTTAGGTGTCAAgggtatatatttttgtaaatgaaatagATTTCcacttcttatttattttgtgtgtgtatgtgtgagcttTTACTCGGTTAAAAGCAAAAGTCACAAACATTGTTGCTGAAATTTTTGTGGGTTAAATTGTCATTTCTAAGATTTTGTGGGACAAAAGGATTTTATTGGaaataaactaacaacaaaaaacaagcaaacaaatagcTGTCCATTTACACAGGTTTTGTCTATATGCTAAATATATTAGTTCCATGTTGTGGCTCTTTTAGttgcagaaagaaaacacagaggAATATATAGAATACCTTATCTCCATTGGTTGGCTTGATGAAGCTGCAATGCGGCTTGCGGATGTCATCAATGATGAGAACTTTGTCTCCAAGGAGGGCAAATCCAAACATCAGGTGGGATGGTTGTTatgttgataattttttatacagtggaacctcagaTTACAAGCATAATTCATTCCAGGAATGTGTTCATAATCCAAATCACTCGTTTATCAAAGCAAATTTTTCCATAAATAATCAAAATGCAGACAATTCATTTCACAGCCGAAAAATATTCATCTGTCCTTGCCTCACAACACTATGGATGCCACTTCTCATCTTAAAGTTTTCAAACCATCCCCTGCTTGTCATaaaactttcttcattttctgttgacCTACATGGTAGTTTACTTACGACGTTGGTGTACAAGGCTTTTGCCCTCTAACAGATTAAATTCTTAGTCACAGTATCACCTGCTAGTTGCTTCTCCTTTATCCACACAAGAAGCAACTTTTCTACATTTTCCAGAACACTTTCCCATTGCTTTGATACTCTTGTGACTCCTTTTGCAGCATCTGTCCCCTTTATTacctctttcttcttcaatATTGTGCAAATCGTTGTACAATTTTGTGATATCGGGCACTCGCATACCTTGCTCAAgcttttttatcatttccttCTTAACTTCCATCATAATACCCTCCTTCTTACCAGTTTCATTTTCAACCTTTTTGTTGATGAGGCCTATTGTTTCAGTACAGACACTCGTGGTTACAGTACACTCTAATGGTCATACGACTGGGCAAGGGAGGCACGCCAACATAAATCCAGCATGAGACAATTACCCACTATCCCACAGCAAGAAGGGGGTGGGCGTAGAGGGGTATTGCAAAAATCTTTCTAGTTTACcaagttacaattttttttaaatgttagctCATCTTGTGAAATGCTTACAGACTAGGTTACTCATAATCTGAGGTTGCAACTCTTTTATGTTTTGCGggattttattaatttttttttaaaggataaaATTCCTTTAGTTTTCTTAATGCTTTTTCATTTAGATCTGATACTATGTAATTAGTTTCATCAGTGAATTGTTAATTGAGTTTTTATTGTCTGTAGATTCAGTGAATGTCATATATAAAGCAGGTGAAATTCAACAGGACAAGTTTGGACATAATAATGTTTGTAGGTTTTTATTGCAAGAACAAAAGAGTTATTCCCTCAGATTTAGGGATCCCTTTTACGCCTCAACTTTTACCATTGCAGCTATGATATATTGCTAGTCGAAATAAGAAATTAAGGAACAAATGGTTTTATCGGATTGCATATGACATGGTGTTATGTGTTCCAACTATGCACACATTTGAACTGAAATTAAATGGAAAATTTTCTGGATGTCAAGCGTGTTTATGGCTATATCTTGTGGGATTTTTGCAtcttgagggtttttttttttaattgtaacatttatttcatatgttttaaattttcttttgcatacactattttttttcttgatgttgacCTGCATATAACCTATGACCAAATAAGGCAGATTTTATATAAGCTACTGTAAAcacaccctaaaaaaaaaagaatgctgGTATCAAGAGAGGGCTAAGTCATAGATTTTCCAGATTATGGGGCACTGTGCCTCTAGACAGATGCAGAAGGGATGCTAGTGGTGTACTGTATTGAACTCAATTTCGTGAGTtagaagaaaagacagtttaGCTATCTTATGAATGggatatttaatattatatttttacttaTGCTAAATTTGTTtccaattaaatatttatatatttttttccgaAGTTGTGGAATGAACTTTGCAAGTTGATTGCTGAGAATCCAAGCAAAGTCACGTCACTCAATATAGAGCCTATCATTCGACAAGGTTTGAAGAGGTACACAGATCAGATAGGCGTCCTTTGGAACTCTCTTGCAGACTACTATATCCGTGGGGGCCACTTTGAGAGGGTATGTGAACTTGCAGCTAAGGCTTGTCAATGGTGGAggcagaatgaaaaaaacataatttttatatttagcctTGAATAGAACATATTCTGTTTGTGGTAATCTTAcaaaaaagagtttttaattGCACATTCCAGACATAAAAGCAATCTTTTAAAGCACAATTTCTCAAGCAAcctttttcaaattaaaaactttaacTACATGTTTctattacatttatatttttaaatatatatttttaaatagttaaaataaaaatgtagttaAAAGCAGggttgcctttttcttttttcatctcccAGGCCCGTGACATTTTTGAGGAAGCTATTGAGACAGTTATTACTGTCCGTGACTTCACCCAGGTTTTCGATGCTTGtgcacagtttgaaaaaaatattattgctgCCAAAATGGAAAGCATGGAGGAGTCAGGAGCATCAGAAGAAGGTAGGATTTTACCTTAACCCATTTTACTGCAACCTGGGTTATTCTACATTTCTGTTGTTAACTCAGTTTGTTTGTGCTTTAAGTGATACTTTGCTTATTTCACCTTAGAGTTTTACTTTCAGTCACAGTATAGATATGGTTATTGATTGTTTTATGCTTATTCTAGTAAACTAACAGTTGTTAAAGGACTTAATGTTCAAACCTTAGAAGAAGAATAAAGTATTTGAAgcattgttttaattaaacttgATGGTTAATAATACCTAAATCTTACTCATTGATGCCAAAACTTCACTTATTAATATCTAGATATATTAATACTTAAATCTGTATTTCACAGATGACCTGGAGTTAGAGTTGAGGCTGGCTCGTCTGGAAGCATTAATGGATCGCCGCCCCTTGCTTCTCAACAGGTAAAAGACAACTTTTGAACGCCATTTTGAGCCCCTTCAAGAAAACAGTTGAAAGTGTTGAGGCTGTCCAAACATTATGAGAATGCTATATCAGCCACGAGTGAAGAGGTGGTTGAGAGAGCCTTTGCTtattgaaatgtgttttttcttttgtcatgtgttttcattttttgtgtttttgtttgcagtgtTTTGCTACGCCAGAATCCTCATAATGTTCATGAGTGGCACAAGAGAGTTAAACTATTTGAAGGAAAACCACAGGAGGCAAGTTTACTAGAATTagaaacttaaattttttttaaaagcatttgtgaccaacatttcattttgatgtatatatatatattggaagggttatttgaatttatttgttttgattcgCTTTTCCAGTTTAAAAATCCTCCTCTGGAAGTACATAGATACATTGAAAGTTTATCAATTTTACTTGTGATGTTTTGTGCACTTTCACCAATTTCAAGCCTTGACTTCAAAAGAACtgctctttactttttatttttaagtttagaATCATAATTTACATTAGAATggcatgaattatttttaatctttgtatttttttttccagatcatCAACACCTATACTGAAGCTGTGCAAACTGTCGATCCCAAGCAGGCATCTGGTAAGCCACATACACTGTGGGTGGAATTTGCCAAGTTTTATGAGAACGCTGACCAAATTGAAGACGTaagcaactttttcttcttttagtttCTCCTTCTTGTGATTTTTACCTCTTTGTGTAAGTAATCTATTAACTAATACCGTAGGTTTAAACAAAATTGCCAGTGCCATACTATACCAAGAAGATTATAAGACTTAATAGCTTTTATGGATAACAATTTATACTAACATATTTTTGTAAGCATTAACTTCTTATTGTTACAGGCTCGACTGATCTTCAGCAAGGCTGTACTGGTTGAATACAAACATGTGGATGACTTGGCATCAGTGTGGTGCGAGTGGGCAGAAATGGAGCTTCGGCATGAGTGCGTGATTCCAGAATTGTCAGgatttacatatatacatatctagTGATCTATTCTGAaagtattgatccagtaatcaAGATAGCCCTCAATGGTGGTGCAACTTTTCTATCAAGCTAGCTTCCATACAGGAGGGGTTGAGCCAACAGatcagaaagaattaaaaaaaaattataaaatgattcACTGATGCCTGAAGAAGTGTAGTAAGGCTGTGTGGAAAAAccataaactgtatttttttttttcttttaatagctTAGTCTTGATGAAATGCTAACTTCTGAAGAGTGTGTGGGTGACCTATGGCAGAGCTCACACCAAAACTTTCTTACTGAAGAACTAGCGACTATTCTAAAGAACaaactgctgcattcaaaagcaaaataaattatctgtAGAGTTACATGCCTTGAAATCGATTTCTTACACAGTATCAGGATTGAATTACTTGCTTTATGATATCTGTATGATCTGTAATCAACTTTATTCTTAGTTTGTaagggttttttccccctctcagCATTCATTTtcaatgaaaagtattttttcccaaaaaaataGGAATGACCAGGAGGCATTAAAGCTGATGCAGAAGGCAACCACTCCTCCTCCTCGCAAAGTGGCCTATCATGATGAGGTATGTGTCTGTTTTGCAACAATTAACAATCTGCAGGTCTTTACAGAAGTGTGTTACCATGATGCTAAACTTAGAAATAATAGAAATGCAATGAATGGatcttttggcttttttttttcccctgtagaaaaatattctttttgtaAGCTGCCCATTACGTCATTGTTTAAAATCTCTCCTCCCATAGTTTGAGGACATATGCATGTTTGTAGACCAttgagataaataaaatgacttgCAAAAAATTTTAGTGCACAAGGCTTGCAGACATAACTGCAATGTAACCAAATGATATTTGTAATTGCAGACAGAAGCAGTGCAAGCAAGAGTTCACAAATCCCTGAAGGTGTGGTCTTTGTATGCTGATCTGGAGGAAAGTTTTGGAACATTCAAGGTAATTTTAGTTAATAAAAGTTCATAGTGCTTGTGTGTTGTATTATTTCAATTTAGATTTGCGAAAATGTTCAGGTATATTTGAGTTTCTGGGGGACTGTGCATTATacaaaagcacatttttttgtgcaggTAGATTATTAAAGAGAATATGTATTCTTCCTCATTATTTTCTTAGACAAGTAttcaagaaaacttaaaaaatatatatatacataccatGTGGTGGATGAAAGACTGTTGGTTTAATGTCCTAAATACTGGAATTTGCAAAAGTTGATAACTATTTAAAagaatctgaaaataaaataagtgctTGCTCATTTGTTTCACTGCATTTTGTTCTATTTACAGTCCTGCAAAGCAGTGTACGACCGCATCCTTGACCTTCGTATAGCCACGCCACAAATCATCATCAACTATGGCATGTTCTTAGAAGAAAATAACTACTATGAAGATGCCTTCAGGGTTAAGTTTTTTGACAGTGCAGTTTCTATAACTTATTACCTTTCATTTATATATCCTGTGCTTTTTAGATTCCGTTATTTCTGCTTGACCACACggattgaaataaaaacaattcagGTTCAAGGAACtttttaaatgaacttttttaCTCTCTTACAGGCATATGAAAGGGGGATTGCTTTGTTCAAGTGGCCAAATGTCTTTGACATCTGGAATACATATCTCACCAAGTTTATTAACAGATATGTAagtatcaatatatttttgctaaatttttttaagctttgcctctagctttttcttttctttttttttttctggttcattGTTAAAGATAAAatgctgttattgttgtctGGGTAAATAGTGTTT
Proteins encoded:
- the LOC112574950 gene encoding pre-mRNA-splicing factor SYF1-like → MPVSENETTKIFFEEEDLAYEEDILRNPFSVKCWLRYIEFKKEASKDVINTIYERALKQLPGSYKLWYNYLKLVRKQVRGRCVTDPAYEDANSAHERALVFMHKMPRIWIDYVQFLMDQGKITRTRRTFDRSLRALPITQHNRIWPLYLRFARMYDLQETAVRIYRRHLKLQKENTEEYIEYLISIGWLDEAAMRLADVINDENFVSKEGKSKHQLWNELCKLIAENPSKVTSLNIEPIIRQGLKRYTDQIGVLWNSLADYYIRGGHFERARDIFEEAIETVITVRDFTQVFDACAQFEKNIIAAKMESMEESGASEEDDLELELRLARLEALMDRRPLLLNSVLLRQNPHNVHEWHKRVKLFEGKPQEIINTYTEAVQTVDPKQASGKPHTLWVEFAKFYENADQIEDARLIFSKAVLVEYKHVDDLASVWCEWAEMELRHENDQEALKLMQKATTPPPRKVAYHDETEAVQARVHKSLKVWSLYADLEESFGTFKSCKAVYDRILDLRIATPQIIINYGMFLEENNYYEDAFRAYERGIALFKWPNVFDIWNTYLTKFINRYGGSKLERARDLFEQCLDACPEKFAKAVYLLYAKLEEEHGLARHAMAVYDRATRAVLPEEQYEMFNIYLKRAAEIYGITHTRAIYEKALEVLPNDPAREMCLRFADMEKKLGEIDRARAIYAHGSQISDPRVAPQFWEAWKEFEINHGNEDTVREMLRIKRSVQATYNTQVNFMSAQMLAATAKKDAAATAGGTGPAGGTEPNTMQQLEARARQLAEESLREKAAAEKKLLFVRSTTTDEELGELTKTHNPEEINIDEDSDDDEQVEEMEVTQQPVPSKVFGGLKQDDDDSD